One Neovison vison isolate M4711 chromosome 2, ASM_NN_V1, whole genome shotgun sequence genomic window carries:
- the ZNF32 gene encoding zinc finger protein 32 isoform X1 has product MFGFPTATLLDCHGRYAQNVAFFNVMTEAHHKYDHSEATGSSSWDFQNSFRREKLEQKSPDSKTLQEDSPGVRQRVYECQECGKSFRQKGSLTLHERIHTGQKPFECTHCGKSFRAKGNLVTHQRIHTGEKPYQCKECGKSFSQRGSLAVHERLHTGQKPYECAICQRSFRNQSNLAVHRRVHSGEKPYRCDQCGKAFSQKGSLIVHIRVHTGLKPYACTQCRKSFHTRGNCILHGKIHTGETPYLCGQCGKSFTQRGSLAVHQRSCSQRLTL; this is encoded by the exons ATGTTTGGATTTCCAACAGCTACCCTGCTGGATTGTCATGGAAGATATGCACAGAATGTAGCGTTTTTCA ATGTGATGACAGAAGCCCACCACAAATATGATCACTCTGAGGCCACAGGATCCTCAAGCTGGGATTTCCAGAATTCTTTCAGAAGAGAGAAGCTGGAACAAAAATCCCCAGATTCTAAGACACTACAGGAAGATTCACCTGGAGTGAGACAGAGGGTCTATGAGTGTCAGGAATGTGGAAAATCCTTCAGGCAAAAAGGCAGTCTAACCTTGCATGAGAGAATCCACACTGGTCAAAAGCCCTTTGAGTGTACCCATTGTGGAAAAAGCTTTAGGGCCAAAGGCAATCTTGTTACACATCAGCGAATACACACAGGAGAGAAGCCCTATCAGTGCAAGGAGTGTGGGAAAAGCTTTAGTCAACGAGGTAGTCTGGCCGTTCATGAAAGACTTCATACTGGACAGAAACCCTATGAGTGTGCTATTTGTCAGAGAAGCTTCAGGAATCAAAGTAACCTTGCTGTTCATAGAAGAGTGCACAGTGGAGAAAAGCCCTATAGATGTGATCAGTGTGGAAAAGCCTTCAGTCAGAAAGGAAGCTTAATTGTTCACATCAGAGTCCACACAGGCCTGAAACCCTATGCCTGCACACAGTGCAGGAAGAGTTTCCACACCAGGGGCAATTGTATCCTGCATGGCAAAATCCACACAGGAGAGACACCCTATCTGTGTGGCCAGTGTGGGAAAAGCTTCACTCAGAGAGGGAGTCTGGCTGTGCACCAGCGAAGCTGCTCACAAAGACTCACCCTTTGA
- the ZNF32 gene encoding zinc finger protein 32 isoform X2, whose protein sequence is MTEAHHKYDHSEATGSSSWDFQNSFRREKLEQKSPDSKTLQEDSPGVRQRVYECQECGKSFRQKGSLTLHERIHTGQKPFECTHCGKSFRAKGNLVTHQRIHTGEKPYQCKECGKSFSQRGSLAVHERLHTGQKPYECAICQRSFRNQSNLAVHRRVHSGEKPYRCDQCGKAFSQKGSLIVHIRVHTGLKPYACTQCRKSFHTRGNCILHGKIHTGETPYLCGQCGKSFTQRGSLAVHQRSCSQRLTL, encoded by the coding sequence ATGACAGAAGCCCACCACAAATATGATCACTCTGAGGCCACAGGATCCTCAAGCTGGGATTTCCAGAATTCTTTCAGAAGAGAGAAGCTGGAACAAAAATCCCCAGATTCTAAGACACTACAGGAAGATTCACCTGGAGTGAGACAGAGGGTCTATGAGTGTCAGGAATGTGGAAAATCCTTCAGGCAAAAAGGCAGTCTAACCTTGCATGAGAGAATCCACACTGGTCAAAAGCCCTTTGAGTGTACCCATTGTGGAAAAAGCTTTAGGGCCAAAGGCAATCTTGTTACACATCAGCGAATACACACAGGAGAGAAGCCCTATCAGTGCAAGGAGTGTGGGAAAAGCTTTAGTCAACGAGGTAGTCTGGCCGTTCATGAAAGACTTCATACTGGACAGAAACCCTATGAGTGTGCTATTTGTCAGAGAAGCTTCAGGAATCAAAGTAACCTTGCTGTTCATAGAAGAGTGCACAGTGGAGAAAAGCCCTATAGATGTGATCAGTGTGGAAAAGCCTTCAGTCAGAAAGGAAGCTTAATTGTTCACATCAGAGTCCACACAGGCCTGAAACCCTATGCCTGCACACAGTGCAGGAAGAGTTTCCACACCAGGGGCAATTGTATCCTGCATGGCAAAATCCACACAGGAGAGACACCCTATCTGTGTGGCCAGTGTGGGAAAAGCTTCACTCAGAGAGGGAGTCTGGCTGTGCACCAGCGAAGCTGCTCACAAAGACTCACCCTTTGA